A region of Bombyx mori chromosome 13, ASM3026992v2 DNA encodes the following proteins:
- the LOC101746252 gene encoding MORN repeat-containing protein 4 homolog: MVDVVDPGVVKTGAYKYEDGTRYVGEWNAKGQKHGMGHLVLPDGTRYDGALIGGLCSGLGVMAFPDGAKYEGEFMQGWFHGHGVFWRADGMKFEGEFRGGRVWGLGLVTFNDGSNGFPRNEGFFQDCRMVRRKRCPEVVQRAQKVAYMARAQCQQF; encoded by the exons ATGGTGGACG TCGTGGATCCCGGTGTGGTGAAGACTGGAGCGTATAAATATGAAGACGGCACTCGCTACGTCGGAGAATGGAATGCTAAAGGCCAGAAACATGGGATGGGTCACTTGGTCCTACCCGACGGAACCAGATATGACGGAGCCCTGATCGGAGGATTGTGTTCTGGACTTGGGGTGATGGCGTTTCCTGATGGCGcaaa ataTGAAGGAGAGTTCATGCAAGGCTGGTTTCACGGTCATGGTGTATTCTGGCGAGCTGATGGTATGAAATTCGAAGGGGAATTCCGAGGAGGCCGGGTATGGGGTTTAG GTCTGGTCACATTCAATGATGGCAGCAACGGATTCCCTCGTAACGAAGGTTTCTTCCAAGACTGCAGGATGGTGAGAAGAAAGCGATGCCCTGAAGTCGTTCAGAGAGCCCAGAAAGTAGCTTACATGGCCAGAGCTCAATGTCAACAGTTTTAA